The following are encoded together in the Corynebacterium jeikeium genome:
- a CDS encoding S9 family peptidase translates to MARMPNNDAPQTASNPIAAPPVAKQVPHTRTFHGREFVDNYEWLRDKDNAEVRQHLEAENAWTAQQTAHLKPLEDRLFEEVKARVQETDMSLPVRSEGWWYFSRTEEGKSYGTMCRVPIADQDDWTPPTIEPGVPAPGEEAFLDCNALAEGKEFFSLGAASVTKDGTRLAYSVDETGSERFTLRIRDLTTGEDLEDEIEDVFYGATWVGRDTVYYQRVDEAWRPHEIWRHTIGEGVDKDELVYREGDERFWTGVATTRSERYLLVHTGSKVTSEVWYLDLENPNAELTCVIPREANVEYGVDHAVVGGQDLWLVLHNKTGANSELGYHPTGQIATWDDVQALVPHREDARLEGVDVFSDHIVLEARENALETSYIMKLGDADTSTGDSSAPAFGEFERIEFPGELCGVGAVGNSEWESPVLRVAYTAFTTPPRIYDIDLATGEKILRKEQQVLADPDGREFDPTQYTSQRLWVKAEDGARIPVSLIHRTDVDITQANPVLLYGYGSYENCIDPGFSLFRLSMLDRGVVYAIAHVRGGGEMGRLWYDHGKGLEKRNTFTDFVAVADHLLREGMTTREQMVAEGGSAGGMLMGAVANMVGDRFAGIEAVVPFVDPLTSMLMPELPLTVTEWDEWGDPFHDPQVYDYMAGYAPYENVSADLTYPPILAVTSLNDTRVLYVEPAKWVAKLREVGAENTLLRIDMEAGHGGVSGRYAKWRQAAFETAWELEKMGATELLVTGGVEKG, encoded by the coding sequence ATGGCGCGTATGCCTAATAACGACGCGCCTCAGACAGCTAGCAACCCAATCGCGGCTCCGCCGGTCGCCAAGCAGGTACCCCACACTCGCACCTTCCACGGCCGCGAGTTCGTGGATAACTACGAGTGGCTGCGCGACAAGGACAACGCGGAGGTCCGCCAGCACTTAGAGGCGGAGAACGCCTGGACTGCTCAGCAGACCGCCCACCTCAAGCCGTTGGAAGACCGCCTGTTCGAGGAGGTTAAGGCCCGGGTGCAGGAGACGGATATGTCCCTACCCGTGCGTTCCGAGGGCTGGTGGTATTTCTCCCGCACCGAGGAGGGCAAAAGCTATGGCACCATGTGCCGAGTTCCCATCGCCGATCAAGACGACTGGACCCCACCGACCATCGAACCGGGAGTTCCCGCGCCGGGCGAGGAAGCTTTCCTGGATTGCAACGCCCTAGCCGAAGGCAAAGAATTCTTCAGCCTGGGCGCTGCTAGCGTGACCAAGGACGGCACGCGTCTGGCCTACTCGGTGGATGAGACCGGCTCCGAGCGCTTCACCCTGCGCATCCGCGACCTCACCACGGGGGAGGACCTGGAAGACGAGATCGAGGATGTCTTCTACGGCGCCACCTGGGTAGGCAGGGATACCGTGTACTACCAGCGCGTGGATGAAGCATGGCGACCGCACGAGATCTGGCGCCACACAATCGGTGAGGGCGTCGATAAAGACGAGCTGGTGTACCGCGAAGGCGACGAACGTTTTTGGACGGGCGTGGCAACCACCCGCTCCGAGCGCTATCTGCTGGTACACACGGGTTCAAAGGTGACCAGCGAGGTATGGTACCTCGACCTGGAGAATCCGAATGCCGAGCTGACCTGTGTAATCCCGCGCGAGGCCAATGTGGAATACGGGGTGGATCACGCGGTTGTGGGTGGCCAAGACCTGTGGCTGGTGTTGCATAACAAGACCGGTGCTAATAGCGAGCTCGGCTACCACCCGACCGGCCAGATTGCCACCTGGGACGACGTGCAAGCGCTTGTGCCGCACCGCGAGGATGCGCGCTTGGAGGGCGTGGATGTCTTCAGCGACCACATTGTCCTCGAAGCTCGGGAAAATGCGCTGGAGACCAGCTACATCATGAAGCTTGGTGACGCCGACACCTCGACCGGCGACTCTTCCGCCCCGGCCTTCGGCGAGTTTGAGCGGATCGAATTCCCCGGGGAACTCTGCGGGGTTGGGGCCGTGGGCAACAGCGAGTGGGAGAGCCCAGTGTTACGCGTGGCCTACACTGCCTTCACGACACCGCCGCGGATCTACGACATCGACTTGGCGACGGGGGAGAAGATCCTGCGCAAGGAGCAGCAGGTGCTGGCCGACCCGGACGGCCGGGAGTTCGACCCCACGCAGTACACCTCGCAGCGGCTGTGGGTGAAGGCCGAGGATGGCGCGCGCATTCCGGTATCTCTGATTCACCGCACGGATGTGGACATCACTCAAGCGAACCCGGTTTTGTTGTACGGCTATGGTTCCTACGAGAACTGCATCGACCCGGGATTCTCCCTGTTCCGGCTGTCCATGCTGGACCGCGGCGTGGTCTACGCTATCGCGCACGTTCGCGGGGGCGGAGAGATGGGGCGGTTGTGGTACGACCACGGTAAGGGGCTAGAAAAGCGCAACACGTTCACGGACTTTGTGGCCGTCGCCGACCACCTGCTACGCGAAGGCATGACCACCCGCGAACAGATGGTGGCCGAGGGCGGCTCGGCCGGCGGCATGTTGATGGGTGCGGTGGCCAACATGGTGGGGGATCGCTTCGCGGGCATTGAGGCGGTTGTTCCTTTCGTGGACCCGCTGACCAGCATGCTCATGCCGGAGCTGCCGCTGACCGTGACGGAGTGGGACGAGTGGGGTGATCCCTTCCACGACCCGCAGGTCTACGACTATATGGCGGGCTACGCGCCTTATGAGAATGTCTCGGCCGACCTGACCTACCCGCCGATTCTGGCGGTGACCAGCCTGAACGATACCCGCGTGCTGTATGTGGAGCCCGCGAAGTGGGTGGCCAAGTTGCGCGAGGTGGGCGCCGAGAACACGCTGCTGCGCATCGACATGGAGGCCGGCCACGGCGGCGTTTCCGGTCGCTATGCCAAGTGGCGCCAGGCGGCCTTCGAGACTGCCTGGGAGCTGGAGAAGATGGGTGCCACCGAGCTGCTGGTGACTGGTGGGGTCGAGAAGGGCTAG
- a CDS encoding DUF2334 domain-containing protein produces the protein MSPAQTVPSAQRAPRVLLTITGLRQDTVTAAEKMRDAARALDLHAGLVLTVQGPNWRLKDDHAALELIHDSAARGHELLLGGLGPLGGAHGKGEFHRLGRHEATLRLSAATRQLDALGLSPKAFAPTRWLASEDALQAASEVGFAVAADAYTIRDLTDLANDKRHPVRVLAFGDGFGSVKWWRRNVLNSARRSAAKGKDIRLSISAAKASKDDVAGDMLRILELLRDSGYQPANYCDYVDRQQVSVA, from the coding sequence ATGAGCCCCGCACAGACCGTCCCCAGCGCCCAGCGTGCCCCCCGCGTTTTGTTGACCATCACAGGACTGCGTCAAGACACAGTAACCGCGGCTGAAAAAATGCGGGATGCAGCGCGGGCGCTGGACCTGCACGCCGGTTTGGTGCTGACAGTGCAGGGGCCGAACTGGCGGCTGAAGGATGACCACGCGGCGCTGGAACTGATCCACGATTCTGCTGCCCGCGGCCACGAGCTGCTGCTCGGCGGGCTGGGGCCGCTGGGCGGGGCGCACGGCAAGGGGGAGTTCCACCGGCTCGGCCGTCACGAGGCAACACTGCGGCTCTCCGCCGCCACCCGCCAGCTGGATGCTCTCGGGTTGAGCCCGAAGGCATTCGCCCCGACCCGTTGGCTGGCGTCGGAGGACGCTCTACAAGCCGCCAGTGAGGTGGGGTTCGCAGTCGCAGCGGATGCGTACACCATCCGAGACCTCACTGACCTCGCTAATGACAAGCGCCATCCGGTGCGTGTGCTCGCGTTCGGCGATGGGTTTGGGTCGGTGAAATGGTGGCGTCGCAACGTCCTCAACAGCGCGCGCCGCAGCGCCGCGAAGGGCAAAGACATCCGCCTTTCCATCAGCGCGGCGAAGGCTAGTAAAGACGACGTGGCAGGCGATATGCTGCGCATTCTCGAGCTGCTGCGGGACAGTGGCTACCAGCCAGCGAACTACTGCGACTACGTCGATCGCCAGCAGGTATCTGTGGCTTAA